In one window of Henckelia pumila isolate YLH828 chromosome 1, ASM3356847v2, whole genome shotgun sequence DNA:
- the LOC140890998 gene encoding DNA repair protein RAD5B codes for MDAGSVYHEEMQRKIKTVKSVVGPEIFECNNNVDAAANYIFDSPSSFPAVIKTSTSTGGARISSLQMPSQMKCGEMVGDSECGFSNGWGLVKHESTETDATQGEFMCVENGESGEILEVKEEFDVGFGRGDDYSKGKDFSSGEKCLALVVSSRASFEERLAKLRGNGCSEVKEEVKPEIGGDVSSATLLKEQQNDLNSEKRPNALRPETKNKVVKEEPCLESENKSMILVKDEVKEVISAQPLSARKLSDDEYKSIRAGNDNSKPKMKRSEEMRLSTVLIEDGDFAEEPDWLMVGRTVIIGLSTTKGRKLENNEIVQFAFPSAVKGNRCNSQFYSAKAANAASSIVRFSTKRSGEIGRLPMEWAKCLVPLVSSSKVKVLGRCIAAPVNLALMQEIMLYVSFYIHHSIFTESDLSSWKLEPSHNATTYPLLTLFKLLKVDPFQKAEFTPEELDSRKRHLNLDVDSDETAPFLPGGKRRNGCQQLQQESKDEQIISESSLNKLVGAADMYNLEEMEPPKTLTCKLKPYQKQALYWMFELEKGECVEEAARSLHPCWAAYRVCDERAPAIYVNTFSGEASTKYPTATQMARGGILADAMGLGKTVMTIALIHTRNGRGSPEDRQVALEEVAETEYIKNKRRDSNAESFKKVKGGTLIICPMALLGQWKDELETHSAVDSISIFVHYGGGRTDNPRVIAGLDVVLTTYGVLTEAYKKDSDNSIFHRVEWHRVVLDEAHTIKSSRTVAAQAAFALSSYCRWCLTGTPIQNKLEDLYSLLCFLHVEPWCNWAWWNKLVQRPYDNGDPRGMKMVKAILRTLMLRRTKESKDKDGRPILVLPPTEVKVIECEQTEAERDFYEALFKKSKVQFDQFVAQGKVLHNYANILELLLRLRQCCNHPYLVMSRGDSQKYADLNKLARRFLETDPDSSTHPAPSRAYVEEVVKGLQNGENAECPICLESADDPVLTPCAHRMCRECLLSSWRTPVGGLCPICRQTLKKTDLITCPTSSQFRIDIKENWKESSKISKLLDCLEAIRRSGSGEKSIVFSQWTSFLDLLEIPLKDRKIEFLRFDGKLVQKQRERVLHEFAETQEKTVLLMSLKAGGVGLNLTAASNVFLMDPWWNPAVEAQAVMRIHRIGQKRTVRVRRFICKDTVEERLQQVQARKERMIAGALTDDEVRSARIEELKMLFR; via the exons ATGGATGCAGGGTCCGTGTATCATGAAGAAATGCAGAGGAAAATCAAGACGGTAAAATCAGTTGTCGGGCCTGAAATATTCGAGTGCAACAACAACGTAGATGCAGCGGCCAACTACATTTTTGATTCGCCTTCAAGCTTCCCTGCGGTGATCAAAACCAGCACATCGACCGGCGGCGCAAGAATATCCAGTTTGCAAATGCCTTCGCAAATGAAATGCGGAGAGATGGTAGGAGATTCTGAATGTGGTTTTTCTAATGGGTGGGGCTTGGTTAAGCATGAATCGACTGAAACAGATGCCACCCAAGGCGAGTTTATGTGTGTAGAAAACGGGGAAAGTGGGGAAATCTTGGAAGTGAAAGAAGAATTTGATGTGGGTTTTGGGAGAGGAGATGATTATTCGAAGGGGAAGGATTTTTCGAGTGGCGAAAAATGTCTTGCATTGGTGGTAAGTAGTAGGGCTAGTTTCGAAGAGCGGTTGGCCAAGTTGCGTGGAAATGGCTGCTCAGAGGTAAAGGAAGAGGTAAAACCGGAGATAGGTGGCGATGTAAGTTCTGCAACTTTGCTTAAGGAGCAGCAAAATGATTTGAATTCTGAAAAACGGCCAAATGCTCTTAGACCTGAAACCAAAAACAAGGTGGTGAAAGAGGAGCCTTGCTTAGAGAGTGAGAATAAAAGTATGATCTTGGTAAAAGATGAAGTGAAAGAGGTTATCAGTGCACAGCCACTGAGTGCTAGAAAATTATCCGATGACGAGTATAAAAGCATCCGAGCGGGTAACGATAATTCCAAGCCTAAAATGAAAAGGAGTGAAGAAATGAGGCTGAGCACTGTATTGATAGAAGACGGGGATTTTGCAGAGGAGCCAGATTGGTTGATGGTTGGGAGGACGGTCATTATCGGGCTTTCTACGACAAAAGGAAGAAAATTGGAGAATAATGAGATTGTTCAATTTGCTTTCCCTAGTGCAGTTAAAGGGAATAGGTGCAATTCACAGTTTTATAGTGCTAAGGCTGCTAATGCAGCTTCAAGTATAGTTCGATTCTCAACAAAAAGATCTGGAGAG ATTGGACGCCTTCCCATGGAATGGGCAAAATGCCTTGTTCCCCTTGTTAGTTCCTCGAAGGTGAAAGTTCTTGGTCGATGCATTGCCGCACCAGTAAATCTTGCGTTGATGCAAGAGATTATGTTGTATGTGAG TTTCTATATACACCATTCGATATTCACTGAGAGTGATTTATCGTCTTGGAAACTTGAACCATCACACAATGCCACAACTTATCCTCTTTTGACATTGTTTAAGCTTCTGAAAGTTGATCCTTTTCAAAAG GCGGAATTTACACCCGAAGAACTCGACTCTCGAAAACGCCACCTCAACTTAGAT GTTGATTCTGATGAAACAGCCCCTTTTCTTCCCGGAGGTAAGAGAAGAAATGGCTGCCAACAACTCCAACAGGAAAGCAAAGATGAGCAAATTATTTCAGAATCATCCTTGAATAAGCTGGTTGGTGCCGCTGACATGTATAACTTAGAG GAAATGGAGCCTCCAAAGACTCTTACTTGTAAATTAAAGCCATACCAAAAGCAGGCACTTTACTGGATGTTTGAGTTGGAGAAGGGAGAATGTGTAGAAGAAGCAGCAAGGAGTCTTCATCCATGTTGGGCAGCATATCGTGTGTGTGACGA GAGAGCTCCAGCAATTTATGTGAATACTTTCTCTGGGGAAGCAAGTACAAAATATCCAACTGCAACCCAAATGGCAAGAGGAGGA ATTCTCGCAGATGCAATGGGACTTGGGAAGACTGTGATGACAATTGCATTGATACATACAAGAAATGGCAGAGGTAGCCCCGAGGATCGACAAGTTGCTCTGGAAGAAGTAGCAGAGACTGAATATATTAAGAACAAGAGAAGGGACTCTAATGCAGAATCTTTCAAGAAAGTAAAAGGTGGCACCCTTATAATTTGTCCGATGGCTTTACTAGGCCAATGGAAG GATGAACTTGAAACCCATTCAGCTGTAGATAGTATATCAATCTTTGTTCACTACGGTGGGGGGAGGACGGATAATCCAAGGGTGATTGCAGGTCTTGATGTGGTCTTGACTACATATGGTGTCTTAACCGAAGCATATAAAAAG GACTCAGATAACAGCATTTTTCATAGAGTTGAATGGCATAGAGTAGTATTAGATGAAGCTCACACCATCAAATCATCAAGAACTGTGGCTGCTCAGGCCGCTTTTGCATTGTCCTCGTATTGTCGTTGGTGCCTTACTGGCACTCCTATTCAG AATAAATTGGAAGATTTGTACAGCCTACTGTGCTTCTTGCATGTTGAGCCATGGTGCAACTGGGCATG GTGGAACAAGCTGGTTCAGAGGCCGTATGATAATGGTGATCCGAGAGGTATGAAAATGGTTAAGGCCATTTTGAGGACACTGATGCTGCGAAGAACAAAGGAGTCCAAGGATAAAGACGGAAG GCCAATTCTTGTTCTACCGCCAACTGAGGTCAAAGTGATTGAATGTGAACAAACAGAAGCCGAGCGAGATTTTTATGAAGCACTCTTCAAGAAATCTAaa GTTCAATTTGATCAATTTGTGGCTCAAGGCAAAGTTCTTCATAACTATGCTAATATTCTTGAGCTACTACTTAGACTGAGGCAATGTTGCAACCACCCTTATCTTGTAATGAG CCGTGGTGATTCACAAAAATATGCAGACTTGAACAAACTAGCAAGAAGATTTCTCGAGACAGATCCTGACTCAAGCACTCATCCAGCCCCTTCTCGAGCATACGTTGAGGAAGTAGTCAAGGGCCTTCAAAATGGCGAAAACGCAGAGTGCCCCATTTGCCTAGAATCAGCAGATGACCCTGTGTTGACACCATGTGCGCATAGAATGTGCAGAGAATGCCTTTTATCAAGCTGGCGAACACCGGTTGGTGGACTCTGCCCCATTTGCCGGCAAACGCTCAAGAAAACTGACCTTATTACATGTCCAACCAGCAGCCAGTTCAGAATTGATATCAAAGAGAACTGGAAAGAATCATCCAAAATCTCCAAACTTCTGGATTGCTTAGAGGCGATCCGCCGCTCGGGCTCCGGCGAGAAAAGCATAGTTTTCAGTCAATGGACTTCATTTCTGGATCTTTTGGAAATCCCACTCAAGGACAGAAAAATCGAATTCTTAAGGTTTGATGGAAAGCTTGTGCAGAAACAGAGGGAGAGAGTCTTGCACGAGTTCGCAGAAACTCAAGAAAAAACT GTGTTGCTAATGTCCCTTAAAGCAGGTGGGGTGGGCTTGAATTTGACTGCGGCTTCAAATGTTTTTCTAATG GATCCATGGTGGAATCCTGCAGTAGAAGCGCAAGCAGTTATGAGAATCCATAGAATTGGTCAAAAGAGGACTGTTCGTGTTAGAAGGTTCATTTGCAAG GATACCGTGGAAGAAAGGCTTCAACAAGTGCAAGCACGGAAGGAACGGATGATCGCCGGAGCTCTGACAGATGACGAGGTCCGATCGGCCCGAATCGAAGAACTTAAAATGCTCTTCAGATGA